The nucleotide window CTGGTGATCAACACCGGGACGGAGATCAAGCGCAGTGACGCTGGGCTGCTGAGCACTCTCGGCTGGACTGATGACCAGGGCATTCCCACGTATTGCCTGGAGGGCAGCCTTTTCAATGCCGGCACCGTCGTGCAGTGGCTTCGCGATGGATTGGAGATCATTCCCACAGCAGATGAGGTGAACCGTCTCGCCCTCAGTGTTGAAAACGCCGCGGGGGTGATGCTCGTACCGGCCTTCACAGGCTGGGGCACACCCCACTGGGATCCCCAGGCACGCGGTCTGCTGATTGGCCTCACCCGCGACAGCCGACGGGGGCACATCGCCCGTGCCGCGCTCGAGGGAATCGCCCTCTCCGTGGCGGGGTTGGTTCGACTGGCCGAGGATGCCATCGGCCATGGACTGGGAGAACTGGCCGTCGATGGCGGTGCAGCCGCCTCAGATCCCCTTCTCCAGGCCCAGGCCGACAGCACAGGGCTGCGCGTGCGGCGCCCATCGCAGCTGGAAAGCACCGCACGGGGCGTCGCCTTGCTGGCAGGCCTTCAGTGCGACGTCGTTCCCGACCTTCAGGTCCTTCTTCCCCAGCGTCAACAGAACACCCAACTGTTCAGGCCTCGTCTTGATCCTGATCAGCGCCAGACTTGGTTACGACGGTGGGATGACGCCGTTTCACGGAGCCTCCACTGGCATGAATGACACGTGCTTCGATCTCCTGGTGATCGGCGGAGGCGCCAGCGGTGCCTGCGTTGCCTACGAGGGCGTGCGCCGCGGCCTGCGTGTGGCCCTGCTGGAAAGCCATGACCTGGGAGGAGGCACCAGTTGCCGCAGCACCAAGTTGCTGCACGGAGGGGTTCGTTACCTCGAGCTTGCGTTCAAAACCGCCGACACGGCGCAGCTGCGATTGGTCAGAGAAGCCTTGCTGGAGCGGGGACACTGGCTCCAGCAAGCTCCTTTCCTAGCCAAACGCCTCGAACTGGCCCTGCCCACGGGCGGAGTGATCGGCCAGGCCTACTACCGCCTCGGGCTGGGCCTTTACGACGCACTTTCGGGCCGCTCAGGGATTGGAAGCAGTCGCCTGCTCTCAAGCCAACAGCTGCGCCATGCCCTCCCCGCCCTTCGAGACGACATCACGCGGGGGGTGGCCTACAGCGACGGGCAGTTTGATGACGCGCGCCTCAACCTCCTGATGGCACTCACCGCGGAACAAGCGGGCGCGGTCGTGCGCACCCGTACGCGGGTCGTCGCCCTGGAAACCGACAGCAGCGGCAGGCTCTGCGGAGCGATCAGCGAAAGCACGGGCGGTCAAAGCGAGCGTTGGCAGGCGAGGGTGGTGGTGAATGCCACTGGGATCCACTCCGACACGATCCGGAGGATGGCAGATCCCTCCTGCGAGAAGAGGATGCTCACCAGCCGTGGCATCCACCTCGTGCTCAAGCAAACCCTTTGCCCGGAGGGAATCGGCCTGCTGCTGCCGTCTACCGATGACGGACGGGTGCTGTTCATGCTTCCGTTCTTTGGGCGAACCCTGGTGGGCACAACCGACACCCCCTGCCCCCAGGAGCAGGCCTCCTCTCCATCAGAGAACGAAGTGAAGTACCTGTTGGATTATGTACAGCGCTGGTTTCCTGCACTCAACAACATCGACGTAGGCAGCTGCTGGGCCGGGGGACGCCCTCTGCTGAAGCCTGCAGGTGCCGATGTGAACAGCAGCCGCGTCGTGCGCGAGCACGAGGTGGAGACTCTGGCCTGCGGACTGGTCAGTGTGATGGGAGGCAAATGGACCACCTGCCGGCCCATGGCCATCGATACTCTCCAAGCAGTGGAGCAGCAGCTCGGGCACGCCCTTCAAGCACCTGGGATGTTGCCTCTGATCGGCAGCGCCCCAGATTCCCTGCAAACACCTGCTCTGCTCCAGAGCCAGGAGGCCTCTCTGGAATCACTGTTGCCAGACACGCCTCAGCGCCAGCAGCAGATCGCCCACCTACTGGGCAACCATGGGCTTGCAGCAACACACCTGGTGTCGAGCTGGTCTGACGACGACCGACAGCCCCTCAGCGATGTGATTCCTGTCTGCCGAGGCGAGCTGCGTCATGCGATCACCCATGAGCATGCGCGAAGCGTCACTGATCTGCTCTGCCGCCGCACACGCCTGGCCATGGTGGATCAGCAGGATGCCGAGCGACTGCGCCCGGAGGTGAGCGAACTCCTGGCTCAGGCTGGCCACGGCAGTGCTGATGCTGGCGTCCTGGATCTGTCCCGCTGAACGCGGGCCGCTCGCGCCCGTCAGCTGTCCTGCAAGGCTTCGTTCTGCTCTTCAACCTCACCCAGCAACCACCAGTTGAAGCCGTGGGCCGGCAAATACACAAACCAGCCTGCGCTGGCGGGTGGGTATTCACACCCCCACATCACTTCCCGGGTTCGCTCTCCCTCCCATCGGCTGAGATCGAGTTGAAGCGACGCTCCTGCCGCCGAAAGATTCGCCGCCACCAGCACGGTCATCGATCCGTCGCAGCGCACATAGCTGATCACACTGGGATGAACGCTCGGGAGCAGCTCGAAATCACCATGGCGCAAGGCCGGCAACAACCGCCGGCAGGTGAGCATGCGCCGGTGCCAGTTGAGCAGTGACCCTGGAAGCTGTTTCTGCACTTCCACATTCACCACCCGGTAGTCGTATCCAGGCGCTGTGATGGGCGGCAACACGAGCAGTGGGTCCGGGGCCGACGAGAAGCCTCCATTCCGGGCCGGTGTCCAGGCCATGGGTGTGCGGTTGGGATCCCGGTCCCTCAATCCGGGCCAGTCCCCCATCCCCAGCTCATCGCCGTAATAAAGACAAGGCATCCCCGGCAGGCTGTAGAGAAGTCCGTGCAACACACGGTTCGAACCTGGATCGCCATTAAGCAAAGGAGCTAAGCGGCGATTAATGCCCCAGTTGAGCCAGTGACCCTGGCCCTGATGAAGCCCGGCTCGAATGATTTGGATCACCTCCTCGGGAATCAGATGACCATCTCCAAGCCAGAGCTCATCGTGATTGCGCAGGGGTAAAGCCCAGCGGCAGCCGCACACGGCGTCCTGGGCATCCTGAAGACACTGACGCAGATGCTCCGTGGAACCGCTGGCAATGGCCGCGAACAGATGAGCCGTGAGAACAAAATTGAACGCACCATGCAATTCATCGTCCGCGAGATAGGGCGCTGCCTCCTGCACCGGTTGGATTGCCTCGGCCAACAGGAGAACATCGCGGCCATGAGAATCCACCCGCTCACGCAACCGCTTCAAAAAGGCATGCGTCTCCGGCAAGCCCTCGCAACGTGAATTCTCCTCTTCGCAGAGAAAGGGCACCGCATCCAGACGGAAACCATCAACACCACGCTCGATCCAGAAATCGACAACCTCGAGCATCTCGTCTTGCACCAGGGGGTTGGCGTAATTGAGGTCGGGCTGATGACGCAGGAACCGGTGGAGGTAGTACTGCCCCGCCACGTCATCCCATTCCCAATTGGACGATTCGAAGTGGCGGAACAGAACGGGAGCGTCCGCATAGCGATGGGGATCGTCGCTCCAGACGTACACCTCTCTCTCAGGCGTGCCCTGTGGTGCCCAGCGCGCCCTCTGAAACCAGGGGTGAAGCGCGCTGGTGTGATTCAGCACCAGATCCATCACCACCTTCAGACCATGCCCATGGGCTGCGGTGAGAAAACGATGAAAGGCCGCCAGATCTCCCAGATCTGGATGGATCGCCTTGAAATCAGTGATGTCATACCCACCGTCCTGGAGGGGGGATGGATAGACCGGAGTCAGCCAAATCGCTTCCACGCCAAGCCAGCGCAGATAAGGCAAACGACTCGACAGCCCCTGCAGATCTCCCACGCCATCGCCGTTGCCATCGGCATAGCTGCGCACGATCAATTGATAGATCACGGCGCCGTTCCACCACCGCTGCTGCTTCGGCATCCGACTGATGCTTTCTCACTCCGTAGTAATGACGACGGAGGCTTCCGTCATCCCCTTCGCAATGGATGCAAGGGAAGACCTGCAAACATGCAACGGTCGCAGGGAACCGTGATGGTTCAGATCACCGGGACCAGTCCCTTCTCAGCTACAGATCTCGAAGCACTGCGCGCCCCTGTGGTGAAAGGGACAAGCCGCCCAGAAGCCTGGCGACGGCTCCAACTGGATCGCTTGCATTCCCTCGTCTGTGACCACGAGCAGGAGGTGTTGGACGCGCTTCATCAGGATCTGGCCAAACCGCCACTCGAAGGGATGGCCGAGGTGGTGTCCCTGCTGCAGGAATTGAAACTGGCCCGACGGAACCTGCGCCGATGGATGCGCCCTCAATCGGTCCGGGTCCCAATCGTGCAGCAGCCCGGACGCGCCCAGCTGATCCGGGAACCACTTGGCTGCGTGCTTCTCATCGGGCCCTGGAATCTGCCCTTCAGTCTTACGTTCTGGCCTTTGGTTAGCGCACTGGCCGCAGGAAATACAGCTGTAATCAAGCCGTCTGAGCAGGCACCGGCAACAGCGGAGCTGATTGAACGACTGGTGCCGCTCCACTTTCCCAGCGATGTGGTCCAGGTCGTGAACGGGGACGCCCGCGTGGCGGCGGATCTAGTCAGGCTCCGTTTTGATCACATTTTTTTCACCGGAGGGGGGCGGATTGGAGCCAAAGTTCTTGAAGGAGCAGCGGCCAATCTCACACCGGTGACCCTGGAACTCGGAGGCAAGAACCCTGCCGTGGTTCTCGCAGGGGCCGATCTGGAGGTCACCGCACGGCGACTGATCTGGGGAAAGGGATTTAACGCAGGACAAGCCTGTGTGGCGCCCGATCACATCCTTGTGGAACACAGTCTGAAAGGTCCACTCCTCCAGGCCATGACGGACCAGCGTCACGCGCTCTACGGCACCAACCCCCTGGAATCAGAGCACATGGCTTCACTGATTTCTGAGCGTCACTACAAACGTTTGGCGGGCTTGATCAAAACAGCAAAGGACGACGGACGCGTCCTCCTTGGTGGGGAATGTGATGAAACCCGCCGCAGGATTGCCCCAACGTTAATCAGCATCCAAAACAACACTGACCCGTTGATGGCCGATGAACTGTTCGGTCCTCTTCTTCCTGTGATTGAAATCGATGATTTCAACGATGCAATCACTCGTATCCAAAGTCAGGACAAGCCTCTCGCTATTTATCTGTTTGGTGGAGATCCTGACGAGCAGCAACGCCTCCTGCGCACCACGAGTTCCGGGACCGTCTGTTTCAACGATGTCATCCTCCAGGCTGGCGTCCCAGGTCTTGCTTTCGGAGGTGTTGGGGCCAGTGGCATGGGATCCCATCACGGCGAAGCAGGGTTCCGCACTTTTTCGCATGAACGCTCGGTTCTGAAACGCTCGTTCTGGCTCGATCTACCGCAGAGATATCCTCCCTACACACTGAAGCCGGATACATTTCGCCGACTTTTGAGCTGAGATTCGTTGACGAGCGTATGAAGCAGGGCTGGCGTCCTGTGGATGGCACCTTATGTTTCGCCCATCTATTGGAGATGTATGCGCCGCACCCTCGTAGCACTCCTTGCCTTGATGGCCCTCTCGGGCCTTCCTTCCGGCGCAGCAAACATAACGGTCAGAGGCGGAGACACCCTCTCCGATATCGCTGAACGCTATGGCGTATCGATCGGCAGTTTGATGCGTGTGAATGGCCTGCGCGACTCAAACCATGTCGAGGCGGGGCAGACCCTGCGTCTTCCAGAGGGAGCAGCCGCAGGATTCACAGCTGGGAAGGGGCGGCATACGGTGCGTTCGGGAGACACCCTTGGTGCGATCGCTCTGCAGTACCGCGTCAGTGAGCGCCAATTAATGGTGTTGAACGGCCTCGCCAGTGCCGATCATGTGGAGAAAGGCCAAACGCTGAAACTGCCTAGCAATGCAGTTTTGCCAAAACCGAAAACAGCCGCCAAACCCAAACTCAAGCCAGTACCGGTGAAGGCAGACCCCAATGCCACCAGTCACACCGTGGCGCGCGGCCAGACCCTGACGCAAATTGCCAAGGCCTACAAAGTCCCTGTCGCATCGCTAGTCAGCATCAATTCCATTGCGAATCCCAACCAGGTGACCGTGGGCACCAAGCTCATGCTTCGAGCCAGCGAAACCCAACCAGCCGCCGCGGTGGCCACCAGGGATCAACCTGAAACAGCAGCCGTTCCTGAGACGACTGTGCAACCCAAGCCCAAGCCCAAGGCGTCAGCAGCCGAAATCAAAACGAACACAACTATCAAGCCCAAAACCAAGACAGCATCCAAGGCCAAGACAACAACCAAGGCCAAGTCAACAACCAAAGCCAAACCAGTCATCACCGCAAAAGCCGATGTCTCGAAGACCTCACCAGGCATCCAACCGAACAAAGCTGACTGGAAGACCTATGGCCCCCTTCAGGTGGACTGGGGTAACTGGCAGTTAATGGGAGGCAGTGACGTCGCACCCACGCTTAACAGTGATGGACAGTCTCTGTATGTGGCCGTGAACTGCGCCGCAGAGAAGATCAACGTGACGGCCGCCAATGGAAGCTGGAAGACCTGGAGCTCACCCCAGAAGAAGTTCGAACGCGACCTGTTGAAGGACCGCTGCAAGACCGCGAAGAGCTGACGCCTGAATCAAGCTGCATAAAGAAGGGGCCAGGGACGATGGAGAAACCGTCGGCCACTTTCCCTGATGTAAAGGCGCTGGTTGCCATCATCACTTTCCTGAATCAGCTCCTCCTGAACCAGACGACGGGCAAGCCAACCCCAGTGAGCCGATTGCCCCTCCTCGATATTGAGAGCATCACTGAGATGCCTGACATCCGTCCCGCGTGCAACGGCCAGTTTTTCCAACAGGATCTGCGCTTCATCTGACCAGTTCTGCCGGTGACACTCCATCTGGCATCGATCGCAGCGACCGCAGGGAGGGACAAGCTCACCGACCGAGAGCAGCAGTGCCTGTTCCCGGCAGCCCTCCCCTTCGGCCACAGCCTCCATTCGACGCAACTGCCGCTGGGCAAGCTCAACCCGATGGGCCTCGTCTGCAGAATCACTCGCTTGTGATCGACGCAATGAGGCTTGCATCGCCCTGCCGAGGCTTGTGCGATCAGCGGGTGAAAAGAGCACCAAGCAGTGAGCCGGCAATCCATCACGACCGGCACGACCCGATTCCTGCAGATAACCCTCAGGGGTACTCGGCAAATCAAGGTGGAGAACCAAACCCACATCCGAGCGATCGACGCCCATTCCGAAGGCGACCGTGGCGACAAGCACGGGATCGTTGCTGCCGAGAAAATGCTCAAGGGCCCGCAGTCGCACGTCCGGCTCGAGACCAGCGTGGTATGAGATGGCCTCAATGCCGGTTGAGCGGAGCCTCTCAGTCCACTGCTCGACTGAACGACGCGTCCGGGCATAGATCAGGGAGGCGCCTCTGGCTTGTTGGATAGCCGCAACCACCTCCTGGAGAGGATCTTTCACACGCCTGCGCATGGCGTAGTGCAGATTGCGTCGACGGGCTGATGCCACCTGAATGAGAGGACGACGGAGATGCAACAGGCGGAGGATGTCGGCGCGAACGCGTGGTGCTGCTGTGGCGCTGAGCGCCACCATTGGCACACCTGGGCAGAGATCCCTCAACTGGCCAAGGCGTCGGTAATCCGGACGGAAATCATGCCCCCAGGCACTGATGCAGTGAGCTTCGTCCACTGCGAAAGCAACCAACTGACCGGATGCCGCCTGCTCCTGCAGCAGAGAACGGATCGCTTCCCCCTGCAGCCGTTCCGGTGCGAGATACAGAAGTCTGAGGGTTCCTGCATCGATCTGTTCGAGGATGCGACGACGCTGCTCGAGCTCGATTCCGCCATGCAAACAGGCCGCCTCAATCCCCCGGCGGCGAAGCTGAAGCACCTGATCTTCCATCAGAGCCACCAGCGGTGAGATCACCACGACCAAGCCAGCGCGAACGAGAGCCGGAAGTTGATAGCAGAGAGACTTGCCGCCGCCGGTCGGCAACACCGCCAAGCAATCCTTGCCAGCAAGGAGGCACTCCACCACTGGACGCTGGCCCGATCGGAAGGATGACCATCCGTAATAACGCTGCAGCGTCGTCAGCAGCAAATCCAAGACACACTACAGGTGGTGTATCCACCATACCGAACGCCAGATCTAGAGAACAGGTGGCTCCAGTTGATCCGGTGATTCCTCGACCAGTTGCAAGCGAACCCGCTTTCCTCCAGCCAGTTCCCCTAAAGAGACGCGCATGGTGGCTCCACTGAGGCTTTGCAGCGCAGAGAGAACATCCCTCAGATAGGGCGTACTGCTCCCACTCTCAACCCAGAGCCGCTCTTGAAGACCGCCGAGTCGTCTCCAGGAGGTATGCAGCTTGAGCACAGCGGATTCCAGAGCATGGGCCTGACCAACGGCATCCGCAAGGAGGCCAAGCGCATCCAACCTCTGGGCCTCCTGCATCGCCTTCTCAAGATCCAGTTCACCCTGTTGAAACGCACGCACGGCCTCTCCCGATTCAGTGGCTTTAGTGATCCATCGCGCCGTGTGGGTGACATCCTTGATGCGATCGAGCTCTGGCTCATCGCGGAGCACCTTACGCAGATCCTCTTGCTGGGGCTCGGGAAGCTTGGCAAGCTCCCTCACCAGAGGCGCCACCGCCTTCGGAGGAAGAAGGTTCTGTTGCGTCCGCTCACGGATCTCCTCTGGCAGAAGGGGGCTCGTCGCCGCAGTGAACTCATCAGCCAACCGTCGCACCTGCTTCCGGGTGATCTCTTGTCCCTCATTGGCTGCTTCCGAGATCATCAGCTGCACCTCCGGTTCAGCCAGGGAGGTTTCCATGAAGGCTCTTTTTGAAAACTGATTGACACTGGTCGGCTCCAAAACGCCGTCACCAAGCATCTGTTCGGCGGATTCCGCCAGCTGGATCAGGCCATAAGCCCGCGTCTTGCTGATCTCTTGCTCTCTAAGCCACTGCAGAAAACCAGCACCGCGCCCATCACCTCCACGCTTCTCACGATCACGTACAGCCTTGAGAATGCGCCCTCTCCAGATCTCAGTCTGAAGGTCGAATTTGTCGCAGACGGTCCATGCCTCTTCCAGCTTGGCCAGAAACTCCATGGTGCTGATGTCGTCCTGCTCCGGATCGGGCAGATCGAGCTCCAATAGTGGAGATTCAGGGGACGAGGGCAACACGAACCGCAGCACAACAGACGTTGGATGCTGCCATGGAAACCGACCGAACCAGCAGAGCCTTGGGACGACATTGTGTGACGCTCAAGCACCGAGGTGCCATCACCGAGATACGCTCCTTTTGCATCCCAGTTTCAGCGCAGCGATGGCGATCTCCCGCGGTGACATGGTGCGCATCAAGCGCCCTGAGTCCTACTGGTTCAACGAAGTAGGCAAAGTGGCCTCCATCGACACGTCTGGCATCCGTTACCCGGTCGTGGTGCGGTTTGAGCAGGTGAACTACAACGGCATCTCAGGCTCCGAGGGCGGCATCAACACAAACAACTTTGCCGAATCGGAACTCGAACCAGCCTGAGTCCGTTGCCGGAACTCCCGGAAGTAGAGACGGTTCGCCGGGGACTGGCGAGCCGTCTTCAGTCGTTTGTCATTCACGACGTAGATGTCCTGCGTGATCGGGCAGTCGCCAGTCCAGGGGGACCCCATGCTCTGTGCCTTGGACTGCAAGGGCAAAAAGTGGGGCATTGGAGCCGTCGAGGGAAATACCTCATGGCGCAACTGCACGAGCCGCAAACGGGAACCTGCAACGGGGTATGGGGCGTTCATTTGCGCATGACTGGCCAGTTCCAATGGCATCCAACGCAAACGGATCCCTGCCGTCACACACGGGTTCGCCTCTGGAATGAACAGGGCCATGAACTGCGCTTCGTGGATATGCGCAGCTTCGGAGAGATGTGGTTTGTACCGCAGAACGTACCCATCGACTCTGTCATCACAGGCCTCCAACGATTGGGTCCCGAACCCTTCAGTGAAGAGTTCAACGCAACGTATCTGCAACAAAAACTGAGAGGATCAACCCGAACAATCAAGGCTGCTCTTCTAGATCAAGCGGTCGTTGCCGGGGCAGGCAACATCTATGCCGACGAAAGCCTTTTTGCATCAGGCATCGCACCGCATCGCAAAGCTGGTGAACTCAGGCTTGCTGAGCTCGAGCGCCTGTGCATAAGCCTCGTGCATGTTCTCGAGATCAGCATCGGAGCCGGAGGCACCACCTTCAGCGATTTTCGAGACCTCGAGGGTGTGAATGGCAACTATGGAGGCCAAGCATCGGTCTATCGGCGCACAGGTCAACCGTGCTTGGTTTGTGGCAACCCGATTGAACGCAAACGACTGGGGGGGCGCAGCAGCCATTGGTGCTCTGAATGCCAGAGTTGAGCCATGCGAAAAGACGATCACAAACAACAATTAATCAAAGCCATTCGCGACCTGCACAACCGCGGGTGGTGTGACGGAACCGGCGGCAACTTCAGTGTTGTGTATGAGCAGGAGCCATTGAGACTCTTGATGGCACCCAGCGGCGTGGACAAAGGATCCCTAGAGGCAACAGATCTGATTGAAGTCAATGCCCACGGCGAGGTAATCGGTGGCGAAGGGAAGGCCAGTGCAGAAACATTGATGCATCTTCAAATCATCAAACAGTGCTCTGCGGGAGCAGTTCTTCACACCCATTCAATCAACGGAACATTTCTTTCCAGACGGCATCAGGCAGAAGGGCACTTGAAACTGAGTGGATGGGAGATGCTCAAGGGACTGGCAGGCATCAGCACCCATGACACAACAGTTGAGCTGCCCATTATCAAAAATGATCAGAATTTAAAATACCTGAGCGCAAAAGCAAGCCAATATTTAGAGGATGCACCTTCAGGCCTACTAGTCGGAGGACATGGCCTGTACGCATGGGGTGATGATCTTTTTCAAGCCAAACGGCATACTGAAATCATTGAATTCCTCCTCGAATTGTCGTGGAGACAAACCCTGCTCAACAAAACACTGTGATTGAGGCCATTGTTCTTGATATTGAAGGGACGACATGCCCTGTCAATTTCGTATCCCAGACTCTGTTCCCCTTCGCCCGGCGCCAACTCACACAGACAATCTGCGCACAAAACCGCAAAGCCAGTGTGTTGGCTGCAATCCAAGAAGCCATCAGCGAATGGAAGAAAGACACCGATCCGACGAGCCAAGCACTCTTGCTTCAGGCAACCAGCCAGAACTCTCCTACCGAAGAAGAAGTTGTTCGTTACTTCGAACACCTCATTGAATGTGATCGAAAATCAACAGCCCTTAAGGAGCTGCAGGGAATCATTTGGGAGCAAGGCTATGCATCTGGGGAACTGCAATCCCCTTTGTACCCTGACGTGATTCCAGCTTTAGATACGTGGAAACAAAAAGGTCTCACCCTTGCAGTTTACTCATCAGGAAGCGTCAAGGCACAACAACTGCTGTATTCGCATACCACCAATGGAGACATCACAGATCGATTTAGCCAATGGTTCGACACCAGAACAGGACCAAAACTAAAAGAAGATAGCTACAACACTATCTGTCAAATAATCGGCATGAAAGCAGCGTCAATCCTCTTTATAAGTGATCATCCTGGAGAATGTGATGCAGCCCTTGCTTCAGGAATGAAGACCAGATTCTGCCTTCGCGAAGGCAATCCACACCGCAATGGCGGTCACCATCAAGTCATTCACAACCTCAAAGAAGCTTAGTGCAAACACGATGTGGCTTAATCACAATCAAAAGAAGCAAAACAGAACGCAAATGGCTCGAGCGTTGCCTCAATAACAAGACAGAAACCATTGACACCTCAATCATAATCGGCCAAACAAAGACCCAGCAAGGCCAACAAGTCAACCACAAGCGTGTCAACTCATTTGACATGTAAAGGGCAAATGTAACCTGAGAGCGCTCAAGAGAAGTAAACCGAATGTCAGAAATTCAAAACAAGACTATGTGATTGCCGAAACACATTTAAACGACTATTCAAGATAAAATCATTAAAGCCTTAAACCTCTAGCAAAATGCTGTTGGCAATTAAACGCAGGCTTAACGAATTTCAAGACAGTCCTGTCAACAACTTGATGGCGGGATTGGTCATGTCACTTGTTTTGATACCTGAAGCCATAGGATTTGCCAGTGTCGCAGGTTTCTCACCGGAAACTGGTCTTTATGGAGCAATATTCCTGACAATTGCGATCGCCATCACTGGGAGTCGCGTTGCAATGATCACGTCAGCATCAGGCTCAACAGCAGTACTCATGACTGGCCTAGCAGTGCATGGAAATAGCCTGGCTAATAATAAAGGGATCATTCTTCTATTAACGGCTAGCTTTTTTGCAGGTTGCTTCCAAATCCTATGGGGGATTTTAGGCGCTGGAAAATTAATGAAATTTGTTCCCAAAGCAGTCGTTAGTGGCTTCGTCAATGCACTGGCACTACTGATCATCCAAGCAGAGTTACCACAGCTAGGGTTTGATCAACTTCTTGGGCTAGAACGACATCAGGACATAGGTCTTCTTCCCACGACAGCTCAACTACCGAGTATTTGGATACTGAGTGCAATAGGTATAGCAATCGTTTATCTCGCACCACGACTCACTCGGCTCATACCTGCTCAACTAATTTCCATTGTTGTTATAACAGTTATATCTACAATGCTTCAGCTTAAGATTCCAAAGGTCGGGG belongs to Synechococcus sp. WH 7805 and includes:
- the mtnB gene encoding methylthioribulose 1-phosphate dehydratase, whose protein sequence is MRKDDHKQQLIKAIRDLHNRGWCDGTGGNFSVVYEQEPLRLLMAPSGVDKGSLEATDLIEVNAHGEVIGGEGKASAETLMHLQIIKQCSAGAVLHTHSINGTFLSRRHQAEGHLKLSGWEMLKGLAGISTHDTTVELPIIKNDQNLKYLSAKASQYLEDAPSGLLVGGHGLYAWGDDLFQAKRHTEIIEFLLELSWRQTLLNKTL
- a CDS encoding SulP family inorganic anion transporter translates to MLLAIKRRLNEFQDSPVNNLMAGLVMSLVLIPEAIGFASVAGFSPETGLYGAIFLTIAIAITGSRVAMITSASGSTAVLMTGLAVHGNSLANNKGIILLLTASFFAGCFQILWGILGAGKLMKFVPKAVVSGFVNALALLIIQAELPQLGFDQLLGLERHQDIGLLPTTAQLPSIWILSAIGIAIVYLAPRLTRLIPAQLISIVVITVISTMLQLKIPKVGDLGSLPEGLHSPMLPWMIQSDQILSTSEILTITLPIAIAISLVGLLETFLTVDYIDTLTDTRTSKKNEAIGQGVANIISSIFGGMAGCALVGESVMNNKNGANSRLSTLSTGIFILIIVVYGKNLLSEIPLAAVVAVMITIALETADSDSIKSIGKKPSIDTLLMVATFLASMATHPHNLAFGVVVGVTTSELYGYFSRRKNSSKSREK
- a CDS encoding DNA-formamidopyrimidine glycosylase, translating into MPELPEVETVRRGLASRLQSFVIHDVDVLRDRAVASPGGPHALCLGLQGQKVGHWSRRGKYLMAQLHEPQTGTCNGVWGVHLRMTGQFQWHPTQTDPCRHTRVRLWNEQGHELRFVDMRSFGEMWFVPQNVPIDSVITGLQRLGPEPFSEEFNATYLQQKLRGSTRTIKAALLDQAVVAGAGNIYADESLFASGIAPHRKAGELRLAELERLCISLVHVLEISIGAGGTTFSDFRDLEGVNGNYGGQASVYRRTGQPCLVCGNPIERKRLGGRSSHWCSECQS
- the mtnC gene encoding acireductone synthase, with translation METNPAQQNTVIEAIVLDIEGTTCPVNFVSQTLFPFARRQLTQTICAQNRKASVLAAIQEAISEWKKDTDPTSQALLLQATSQNSPTEEEVVRYFEHLIECDRKSTALKELQGIIWEQGYASGELQSPLYPDVIPALDTWKQKGLTLAVYSSGSVKAQQLLYSHTTNGDITDRFSQWFDTRTGPKLKEDSYNTICQIIGMKAASILFISDHPGECDAALASGMKTRFCLREGNPHRNGGHHQVIHNLKEA